One genomic window of Haloferax mediterranei ATCC 33500 includes the following:
- a CDS encoding deoxyuridine 5'-triphosphate nucleotidohydrolase — MYRAGSFVAQHISPVTDEQVQPNGVDLTLDSVLEQVEPGRIGREGKTIGERRELDLADADTESYHLEPGGYVLQYAETVHIPDGHVGFIYPRSSLMRNSCMLNTAVWDAGYEGKGEGLLQVHHPIELERGARVAQIVLTKANHNETYDGSYQGERTDPTP, encoded by the coding sequence ATGTACCGCGCTGGCTCCTTCGTCGCACAGCATATCTCGCCAGTCACCGACGAACAGGTCCAACCCAATGGCGTGGACCTGACACTCGACTCGGTGCTCGAACAGGTCGAACCCGGCCGCATCGGTCGCGAGGGGAAGACAATCGGTGAGCGCCGCGAACTCGACCTCGCCGATGCCGATACGGAATCGTACCACCTCGAACCCGGTGGGTACGTCCTCCAATACGCCGAGACGGTCCACATCCCCGACGGACACGTTGGGTTCATCTATCCTCGCTCGTCGCTGATGCGGAACTCGTGTATGCTCAACACCGCCGTCTGGGACGCCGGCTACGAGGGCAAAGGGGAAGGACTGCTGCAAGTACACCACCCCATCGAACTCGAACGCGGCGCGCGAGTCGCGCAAATCGTACTCACGAAGGCGAACCACAACGAGACGTACGACGGGAGCTATCAGGGCGAACGAACCGACCCGACGCCCTAA
- a CDS encoding aconitate hydratase — MGQTLTEKILSDHLVEGELTPGEEIGIEIDQVLMQDTTGTMVWLQFEALDLDEAQTELAAQYCDHQTYQFDFKNTDDHRFLRSAAGTYGAHFSRPGNGICHNVHKENFAAPGKTLLGSDSHTPTPGGLGQLAIGAGGLDIAVAMGGGAYYVEMPEVVNVRLEGELPEWSSAKDVILEMLRRETVKGGVGKVFEYSGPGAESLSVPERTTITNMGTELGATSSIFETDEKTKDYLERQGRGDEYVELTADDDAEYADEIVIDLSDLEPLIACPSMPDKVVPVREVAGKKVEQVLVGSCTNGGYEDILPAAKMFEGREVAKHLEMIVAPGSKQAGEILAREGWTAEMMAAGVNVSEATCGPCIGIGHVPASDSISLRTFNRNFEGRSGIEDDNVYLCSPQVAAAAALEGEIIDPRDLADELDDLEAPGVELPDEYDGSKTDLIYAEDAIDDDLIKGPNIGEVPLQDPLGADISGEALLKMEDNITTDHIIPATSDILKFRSNIERLSDFTLSRVDETFAQRAKEAGSGVLVAGENYGQGSSREHAAMCPMYLGIETVLAQSFARIHKANLFNFGIVPLAIDEETYEKLEQGDDIEIVDDVAEGVKSGQEEFTIRVNGDWEATADLHASERERRILTAGGKLPLTKQQAEGGAAPADD, encoded by the coding sequence ATGGGACAGACGCTCACGGAAAAGATTCTCTCGGACCACCTCGTCGAGGGCGAACTTACCCCCGGAGAGGAAATTGGAATCGAAATCGACCAGGTCCTGATGCAGGACACGACTGGGACGATGGTGTGGCTCCAGTTCGAGGCACTCGACCTCGACGAGGCCCAGACCGAACTCGCAGCCCAGTACTGTGACCACCAGACCTACCAGTTCGACTTCAAGAACACGGACGACCACCGCTTCCTCCGTTCCGCGGCCGGGACATACGGTGCCCACTTCTCCCGACCCGGTAACGGTATTTGTCACAACGTCCACAAGGAGAACTTCGCCGCACCCGGCAAGACGCTCCTCGGCTCCGACTCGCACACGCCGACTCCCGGTGGTCTCGGCCAGCTCGCCATCGGTGCAGGTGGTCTCGACATCGCCGTCGCCATGGGTGGCGGCGCGTACTACGTCGAGATGCCGGAAGTCGTCAACGTTCGCCTCGAAGGCGAGCTTCCCGAGTGGTCCTCTGCGAAGGACGTTATCCTCGAGATGCTCCGCCGCGAGACCGTCAAAGGCGGCGTCGGCAAGGTCTTCGAATACTCCGGCCCCGGTGCTGAATCGCTCTCCGTGCCCGAGCGCACGACCATCACCAACATGGGGACGGAACTCGGCGCGACCTCGTCCATCTTCGAGACGGACGAAAAGACCAAAGACTACCTCGAACGCCAGGGCCGCGGCGACGAGTACGTCGAGCTGACGGCCGACGACGACGCGGAATACGCCGACGAAATCGTCATCGACCTCTCGGACCTCGAACCGCTCATCGCCTGCCCGTCGATGCCCGACAAGGTCGTGCCCGTCCGCGAAGTCGCCGGCAAGAAGGTCGAGCAGGTCCTCGTCGGTTCCTGTACGAACGGTGGCTACGAGGACATCCTCCCGGCCGCGAAGATGTTCGAGGGCCGCGAAGTCGCAAAGCACCTCGAAATGATTGTCGCACCCGGTTCGAAGCAGGCCGGCGAGATTCTGGCCCGTGAAGGCTGGACGGCTGAGATGATGGCGGCCGGCGTCAACGTCTCCGAGGCGACCTGTGGACCGTGTATCGGTATCGGCCACGTGCCCGCCTCTGACTCCATCTCCCTGCGTACCTTCAACCGCAACTTCGAGGGTCGCTCCGGTATCGAAGACGACAACGTCTACCTCTGCTCGCCGCAGGTCGCCGCCGCCGCGGCACTCGAGGGCGAAATCATCGACCCGCGCGACCTCGCCGACGAACTCGACGACCTCGAAGCGCCCGGCGTCGAGCTTCCCGACGAGTACGACGGTTCCAAGACGGACCTCATCTACGCGGAAGACGCCATCGACGACGACCTCATCAAGGGACCGAACATCGGCGAAGTCCCACTGCAGGACCCACTCGGTGCCGACATCTCGGGTGAGGCGCTCCTGAAGATGGAGGACAACATCACGACCGACCACATCATCCCGGCAACGTCCGACATCCTCAAGTTCCGCTCGAACATCGAGCGCCTCTCGGACTTCACGCTCTCGCGTGTCGACGAGACGTTCGCACAGCGCGCCAAGGAAGCCGGTTCCGGTGTTCTCGTCGCTGGCGAGAACTACGGTCAGGGTTCCTCCCGCGAACACGCCGCGATGTGTCCGATGTACCTCGGCATCGAGACCGTCCTCGCGCAGTCGTTCGCCCGCATCCACAAGGCGAACCTGTTCAACTTCGGTATCGTCCCTCTCGCCATCGACGAGGAGACCTACGAGAAGCTCGAACAGGGCGACGACATCGAAATCGTCGACGACGTGGCCGAAGGCGTCAAATCCGGCCAGGAAGAGTTCACCATCCGCGTGAACGGCGACTGGGAAGCGACGGCGGACCTGCACGCCTCCGAGCGTGAGCGTCGTATTCTCACCGCCGGTGGTAAGCTGCCTCTCACGAAGCAGCAGGCCGAAGGCGGCGCAGCGCCCGCGGACGACTAA
- the rimI gene encoding ribosomal protein S18-alanine N-acetyltransferase, translating to MREFDDALADNVVIRQADRADLLDVLRIERACFSEPWPYSAFELFVDEPAFLVATRENEVLGYVVADVMPNHGNDIGHVKDLAVREDARGNGLGRRLLVQSLAAMTIAGATVVKLEVRVSNDPAIRLYRSVGFESARRIPGYYGNGEDAYIMVLDLSEWKSD from the coding sequence GTGAGGGAGTTCGACGACGCACTCGCCGACAACGTGGTCATCCGGCAAGCTGACCGCGCCGATTTACTCGACGTGCTCCGCATCGAGCGGGCGTGTTTCTCAGAGCCGTGGCCATACTCGGCGTTCGAGCTATTCGTCGACGAACCCGCATTCCTTGTGGCGACTCGCGAAAACGAGGTCCTCGGCTACGTCGTCGCCGACGTGATGCCGAACCACGGCAACGATATCGGCCACGTCAAGGACCTCGCGGTCCGAGAAGACGCCCGCGGAAACGGACTTGGACGGCGACTACTCGTACAGTCACTGGCGGCGATGACCATCGCAGGAGCGACCGTCGTCAAACTCGAAGTTCGCGTCTCTAACGACCCGGCGATACGGCTCTACCGGAGCGTCGGCTTCGAATCCGCCCGTCGAATTCCCGGCTACTACGGCAACGGGGAAGACGCCTATATCATGGTTCTGGACCTCAGCGAGTGGAAATCTGACTGA